The nucleotide window CAGCTGTTTGACAAGCCAATTCGACGGCCTACGTTAGGTGATGACACTGAAAGCAACTGGGAATACGTTGGATatgacgaggacgaagcATTCACTGAAGGTGCACCCTCAGTGCGCTTCTTTACAGGTCCTGCGCCTGACCAAATATCAGAGCCACGTAGTTCCGTTCCGCCATTCGCCGCAGTCATGGCCGCCTTGGACGACGACCTGCAGCGCATGGTGTCCAACCGATGGAGCCTTTCCAAGCCTGGCATGGAAGACATGGTTTTGAATATCCTCCTCCAGATCGACGACCTGGAtgacctcttctccttcgctcAGACCAGCAGAGCCACCTACCACGTTTTCAAGCGCCACGAGCTCCCATTGATGGAAAACACCATTAGACGCAGATCCCCTGCAGCATGGGAACTGCGTCAAATAAGTGAGATTAATGAAAACACAGATTCGCAGGATCTATCCCCTGCAACGATCTACTACCGTGCAGTGACCCGCGATCTCCGCGCTCTCGCCACTCTCAAGGGCCTGATGATGACCCACTGCAGGGGAGTCATGCGCACCAGCTCATACACTGCCCTTGCCCGTCCATCCGGTCCAGAAGCCCGCCGGCTAGACAACGCCATCTGGCGCGTCTGGACCTTCTGCTACCTCTTCGGAATGCAGACGGGCAGAGAAACAGATATGGACGGACAAGTCAGCTGGCTGCGTGGGGAAACTGGATCCCCGTTCCAGCCGTGTCCCGACCCCAAGGACGTAGCCAGCATCCTGTTCGACCCTCCGCCGGGATTCGGGGAGGGCAATCCCGGAGGCCTCTCGGTGAGCGATATGCAAGACATGGACGAGGTATGGACGTGTCTGAAGTACATGCTGGGATTCCTGCGCGGTGAGACCGAGCGGGCACGCCGGTTCGGCGTGTTCCAGAATGCCGGCATTTCTCAGGAGCGCAATCAGGGCATGATTGTGCTGCATGAATGGATCAATTACCTGTTGTCGTTGGGGCCGGAAGCCGTGGTGGAGCTGGCACCGTTGGGACCAGACACTCATGCGGAAACTACGTTCCAGCGAGCCATGTCGCGGGGGTGGACGACGTGGTCTGCTCCCCAGCCGGGGTCGACGCGAAGTGCGTTCCTGACGGATGCGCTGGGGCGGGTGTCGGGAGGGTTGCGACGGTTGGAGGAGTTGCAGATGACGCTGTGGTATAGTTATGTGTGAGATACTACTATAGGTTGTTAATGAGTGATGACACATAACTTGGTTTCAATTATGTCCACGTAGCTTATTCTCGATcctactagtaatagtatgGTCTTGACCATTCGGAGCTGACATGAGGCCATGAGACACTACCaagatatatagtagtagccGCTTCCCTTATTTACCCAGCACCAGACAATCAACTACAGTAGTATCGATAACCATGGAAACTacttatatagtaaatatatctaccaattatataaactaattacAACCCAAAAGAATTATCCCGCAGTTATCCAATGGACACACCACCACTTTAGTATGATACACACGCGGGAGTGACGGGACTCCCCATTCAACACACTCAAAAGTATTTCCCCCAGAATCGCACACCCCCAATGCTATGCTACTATGTAAAAGGTATACGATCGTCATCACTGACATCAATCTGACCATgacaccatcccatcccacactccattcatccatccatccatcaacccTGCTAAAGATAGTACGTAGCAGtaatagtagtggtggtagtactaCCACCTCCTGACGTCACTTCTACGCCATCCTCCtactatatcatataaacAACCCCAGCTCCTACACTTTCCCTCACTTTCATACAATCCATCTTTCAATTGAATCTTCTACGAAATTTCTTCAACCAAGTAATATCCACAACCAACGAAACGAAGAAAAATAATCGAAAATGTCCACCAcaatccccaccaccagcggcaCGCAGCCCCTGGACCCCTACAAAGCCAAATCCCTCGACGAGGACATCCCACTCTCTCAAAAGATCACCGACCTGTCCACCTTCATCACAGAACAGAAATTCGGCATGTTGACGACAAAGTCCTCGGACGATGATCTGCTCACGAGTCGGTGTATGGCTCTTGCTGGGAAGGTAAAAACCCTCCATCATTCCATTCCCCCATTCCTTCCcagagaataataatagaagGAGACTTTACAACTAACACAAAATGATTTTCCTATGTATAGGAAAAAGGCGACACGACCCTAATCTTCCACACGAACCTCTTCAGCCACAAAACCATGGACCTAACCGCCCACCCCACCGAGACCAACATGTCCTTCCTGGACCCCATCAGCGGGTCCTGGGCATCTATCTCCGGCACGGCGAGTATCGTGGCGGATAAGGAGACCGTCAAGAAGTATTATTCGCCGGCGTTGCAGGCGTGGCTGGGTGATTTGGGCGATGGAGTGCATGATGGTGGGCCGGAGGATCCGCGGATCGGGGTGATTAAGCTGGAGGCGAAGACGGCAGTGTATGCGGTGTCGAGGAAGGGGGTTATTGGACGGGCCGTGGAGACGGTGAAGAGTGTGGCCAGGGGGGATGTGCCGGCTGTTAATAGTATTagggaggtggggagggccGAGTTTGATGAGTGTaagttttctttcttcgttttctttttttttactttcagGGGTGGTTGCTAACTGGTTGGGTTATAGGGAGACGGACGCATCCTGAGTAAGTCTCTGGGGGTGGTTGATATGGGGCTATGAAGATATGATTAGCATTATGCGAGTGGTAGGACTGCAAGATAATCAATGAATTATGTGCTAGCTTCAAGCTGCAAGTAGACATGT belongs to Aspergillus luchuensis IFO 4308 DNA, chromosome 3, nearly complete sequence and includes:
- a CDS encoding blue light-inducible protein Bli-3 (COG:S;~EggNog:ENOG410PNB9;~InterPro:IPR012349,IPR038725;~PFAM:PF01243,PF16242); the protein is MSTTIPTTSGTQPLDPYKAKSLDEDIPLSQKITDLSTFITEQKFGMLTTKSSDDDLLTSRCMALAGKEKGDTTLIFHTNLFSHKTMDLTAHPTETNMSFLDPISGSWASISGTASIVADKETVKKYYSPALQAWLGDLGDGVHDGGPEDPRIGVIKLEAKTAVYAVSRKGVIGRAVETVKSVARGDVPAVNSIREVGRAEFDEWRRTHPE